The Candidatus Omnitrophota bacterium genomic sequence TAAAGCAGAGGCTCATTATGTATCGACGTGCCATGGTTTTTTTAAACCCAAATTATCGAGAAAACTGTTTGATACATGGGGAGAGAGAGTAGTCGCGATAAGTGAGCCTGTAAAGGCCCATCTGGAAAGAGATTTTGGTATAAATTCAGAACGCATAGGGCTTATACATAACGGAGTCGATATGGATAAATTCTCGAAAAATTTTTCGAACGACGAAATATCCAAACTAAAAAGATCAATAACGCTTAAAGAAGGCCCTGTAGTGGGGACTATTGGCAGGCTCTCCTCTGTTAAAGGCCAGAAATTTCTTATTGAGGCGATGAAGAACGTGATTTCTAAAAATAATCTGGCGCAATGTCTTATCATAGGTGAGGGGCCGGAAGAAGATGAATTGAAAAAGTTGGCCGTTGATTTGGGCATAGAAAATAACGTAAAATTCGCGGGCCCTATCTATAAAGACGCTAATATGTATCTTGCATGCATGGATGTATTTGTGCTGCCTTCGATAAAAGAGGGGCTGGGCCTTGCGCTGCTCGAGGCGATGGCCGCCGCAAGACCGTGCGTAGCATCAGATATAGGCGGAATAAGGGATATAGTTAAGGACAGGGATAATGGCATGCTCGTCCCTGTGGCCGATATCAGCGCGATGGCAGATTCTATATCGAAACTTTTGAGTGATAAGGCCGCCGCGATGCGGCTTGGGCAAAATGGAAGAGAGTTTGTGAAAGAAAATTTCTCAATTACCGTTATGGCTGAAAAGATGAGCAGGCTCTACAGGGAGGTAGTAAGTGGCAAACAGTAAGAAGCGCATATTATTAGTTGCCGCTACTACAATAGCAGTCCTGTTAATTGCCTCGATAGGTTATGTTGATGTAAAATCTTCCTCGGTCGTTCCGATATTAATGTACCATTCTTTTGAGGTTGAGGATCCCGGAACCACGCCCAATGTTACGCCCGAAATATTCCGTAAGCAGATAGAGTTTTTTGTTAAACATAAATATAATATAGTAGGTCTGGACAAGGTTGTAGTTTATATGACAAAAAAAGAAAAGATGCCTTCAAGGGCAGTCGCTATAACAGTTGATGACGGCTTGCGCAGTTTTTATAAAAATGCTTATCCTATATTAAAAGAGTACGGTGTGCATGCCGCGCTCTTTATGGCTGCGGATCGCGTAGGAGAGCCGGGTTATATGAGCTGGAAAGAGTTGCGCGAAGTCTCCGATTCAGGCTTAGTTATGGTTGAAAGCCACACGGCGTCGCATCCATGGCTTCCGACTATTTCTGTTGATGAAAAAAAACTGCATGAAGAAATTATAGGCTCTAAGGAGATTTTTGAGTACGGGCTACGAAAAAAAGTGGACTATATATGTTATCCTAACGGCGGATTCAATGACCTGGTAAAGGAGACGGCAAGATTGGCAGGGTACGAGGGTGCCTTTACAACCAATCCGGATAAGAAAAGCGCGATCAATGATATATACGCGATAAGACGGCTTAAGATGTCATCGTCGTCCAGGACCCCTCTGGTGATTTGGGGCAAGGTAAACAGATTTTATGCTTGGTGGAAGGAGACCAGATGGTAGGCGGTAGTAAAAAAATACTTATAGTAAACGTGAACTGGATAGGGGACGTAATATTTTCGACTCCGTTTATAAAGACCATCCGCGACGCCTATCCGGATAGCTATATAGCCTGCCTTTTACATCCGCGCTGTATCGATGTGTTGAAAGACAACCCGCGTATCGACGAGATAATAATCTACGATGAAGAAGGCGCGCACAAAGGCCTTATCGGTAAATTAAAATTAATAGCTTACTTAAGAAAGAAGAGATTTGATATAGCGTTTATACTGCACAGGTCATTTACAAAAGCGCTTATAACGTTTTTAGCTGCGGTTAAAGAGCGGGTAGGATATCCTACCAAGAAGCGCGGCATGTTTTTAACTAAACTTGTGGAGATTTCGGATGAAGAGATCCACAAGGTAGAGTATTTTCTTAATTTAGCCAGAGCATACGGGATAGCGGTAGGCGATGTCGCGTATGAATTTTTCGTAAAACAGTCAGACCGGCAAAAGATAAAGCAGTTTTTAAATGAAAATGGTATAGGCGATAAAGATCTTCTAATAGTGCTTTGCCCGGGCGGTAACTGGAATCCTAAAAGGTGGCCAAGGGAAAATTTCGCGCAATTAGCCGATATATTTATAGAAAGACTTAACGCGAAGGTGGTAATATCCGGAGCGAAAAAGGATATCGCGCTGGCAGAAGATATAGGAAGATCAATGAAGAATAGGCCGGTCATTTCCTGCGGCAAAACAGATTTAAAAGGGCTGGGAGCTTTGATGGAGCGCGCAAACCTGGTAGTGGCAAATGATACGGGTCCTATGCACATTGCCGTAGCGATGAAAAGTAATGTTATAGCGTTATTCGGGCCGACATCCGCTGGGCTTACGGGCCCTTACGGGAAGGGCAGTTATAACGTAATCTCGAAAAACGAAGAATGCGACGTCCCTTGTTATGATATGACATGCACAGATAACCGTTGTATGGCGCTTATAAAACCGGAAGACGTGTTTAAGGAAGCCCTAAAATTAATTAAACCATGAAAATAGATAAAGATCAGATAAAGCGAATACTCGTTATAACTTTGAGCAACATAGGCGATATTATTCTTACCACGCCTGTTATAAGGACGCTTTCAAAAGAGTTTCCATCTTCAAGAATAGATGTGATGGTAGGGCCAAATGGCAGAGATATTTTTAATAAGGATCCGCGGATCTTTAAGCTGGTCATATATGATAAGCATATATCTATAGTCGAAAAGAGAAGGCTGCAGTTAAAATTAAAGAGGTTAAAATATGATCTCGTAGTCGATCTAAAGAATACGGCCTTTCCTATTTTGCTGATGCCAAAGTATAGAACCAGCTCTATGCAGACATTTCCCAAAAGCATTATCCATAAAAAAGAAAAACACCTGTATAGGCTTCACCCGCTTGGGATGCAGAATATCAAGGAAGATTCATATATTTACATTCCGCAAGAGGATGAAAGATATGTGCAGAACCTGCTGGCGGAGTGTAATATATCCGATCCTATAGTTGTTATCAATCCGGGCGCTAAGAGCCACCTTAAAAGATGGACGGCCGAGGGATTTGCCAGTGTCGCGGATAGGCTGGCCAGCGAAAGCAGTGCGAGCATTGTCTTCATAGGCATGGGAGAAGACGGCGGGGTTGTTAGCGAAGTAACTAGAAGGATGAAGGGCAAATTTTATAACTTTACGAACAAGACCAATATAAGGCAGTTGGCGGCATTATTGAAAAGAGCGAAATTGCTGATAACAAACGATAGTGCGCCATTACATCTGGGTTGCACTATGGGAACAAGGGTATTGGCCATATTCGGCCCAACCGATCCTAAAAAATACGGCCCAACGGGAGAGCTTGACGCGGTTATCAATAAAAAGTTGTTTTGTTCCCCCTGCGAAAGTGCTGTATGTAAGTATAATCACGAATGTATGAAACTGATTTCGCCGGACGAGGTCTATGACTTTGCAAAGATGATGGTGGAAGGATATGAGTAAAATCCCAAATCCCAAATCCCAAATTACAAAGTACAAAAAAATTCTTATTGTCAGGACGGATAAGATAGGGGACCTTGTTCTATCCACACCTGTTATAAAGGCCGTGCGCGACGCGTATCCGGATAGCTACATAGCGGCGGTCGTCAGGCCTTACGCGCATGAAGTAATTAAGGGCAATCCGTATCTAAACGAGGTTATAACATATGAGAAGTCAAAAAAAGGCATGAGCATCTTAAGTGACCTCAAATTTATATTAGGGTTAAGAAAAAAGAAATTCGATCTGGCGTTTATACTTCACCCAAAAAACAGGACGCACATAATAATGTTTCTGGCCGGAATTCCCAAAAGGATAGGCTACGACAAAAAGCTTGGGATTCTTTTGACGAAGAGGATCCCGCATCTGAAGGAATATGGGCTGAAACACGAAATAGACTATACGCTCGATATAGTGCGTTATGCGGGTATTGAACCAAAAGAGAAGACCCTGCATGTGACCGCGGATGGGGCCGCAGAAAAAAAAGTGGACGATATTTTTGCCAAGAGCGGCATATCCAAGGACAATATGGTGATAGCGGTACATCCCGGCGCAAGTTGTCTTTCAAAAAAATGGAAAGTAGAGCGTTTTGCGAAGGTAGCGGATTCACTCGCCGAAAAGTATAATGCGAAGATTGTTATAATAGCAGGGTCTGTGGACAAAAAACTTGGAGACAGGACGGCGGAGCTGATGATTTCCGGCAATGTGAACCTGTCGGGCAAGACCACCGTATCGGATGTCGTAAGCGTGTTAAAGCGTTCGAACCTATTTATATCGAATGATTCAGGCCCAGTACATATAGCCTGCGCTGTGGGAACGCCGACAATATCTATATTCGGACGAAATGACAGAGGGCTTTCGCCGCAGCGCTGGAGGCCCATAGGCAAGAAAGACATAGCTTTGCATAAGGATGTCGGATGCAAATTATGCCTTGCCCATAACTGCAAGCGCGGCTTCGCGTGCCTGGAAGCTATAAGCGTAGATGACGTGCTTGCCGCCGCGCAAACAATATTGCGTTGACGAGGCTCGACGCCTTGTGATAAGATATTGATTCTTTAAGGATGTATTTAATGCAAAAGAGAGTAGACCTATCCAAAATAAGGACCATACGCCTTGATACTCGCAAGTGCAAGGTGTCCGTGAAGGACTTTGCGCACCTTGTAAAAAAGGGGTCGAGTTTTAAAGATTTTTACAATTCATTGCCCGCTATTCTCGCCGCCAATAATTTTAAAACTGTAGTAGACGATATCATTGCCGCCCACAAAAAGAAGAAGATGGTTATATTTATGATGGGCGCGCATGTAATAAAGTGCGGCCTGTCGCCGTTGGTCATAGACCTGATGAAGCGTGGTGTTGTAAGAGCAGTCGCGTTAAATGGAGCCGGCATAATACATGATACCGAGGTCGCTATGATAGGCAGGACGAGCGAAGATGTCGGTGAGGGCATAGTTGACGGCTCGTTCGGCATGGCGGAAGATACAGCTTCGTTTATCAACGGCTCGATAAACTATGGGTTTAGAAACGGCGTTGGTATAGGAGAGGCCCTTGGCAGCCGAATATTGAAGTCAAAATTTTCGTGCAAAGGTTTAAGCATTTTGGCGGAAGGTTACAGATTAGGCATACCGGTAACGGCTCATGTAGCGATAGGAACAGACATAATACACCAGCATCCCAGTGCGGTAGGGATGGCTATAGGAGAGGGGTCGCTTCTTGACTTCAAAAACTTTATCTACAGCGTTTCAAAGCTTGATGGAGGCGTGGCCGCCAATATCGGTTCGGCCGTGATTTTACCCGAAGTATTCTTAAAAGCGGTAACAGTCGCCAGAAATTTAGGATACAAGGTAGATAAATTTACGACGGCAAGTTTTGATATGATTAGCCAGTACAGGGTGCATCAGAATGTCATATCCAGGCCGACATCAAAGGGCGGCAAAGGGTACAGCATTATAGGGCATCATGAAATAATGATTCCGCTGCTTCACAGATCGATAATAGAAAAGATATAAAATTATGGAAAAACAGAATTTCAACAAGCTGAAACAGATAGTATCAAATTTTAAGGACGCGAACGTTCTGGTCATAGGCGACCTTATTCTTGACGAATTTATATGGGGAGACGTTTCCCGCATATCTCCCGAAGCGCCTGTGCCGGTGGTGTGGGTCAGACGTGAAAGTTTCATGCCCGGAGGGGCGTCAAATGTCGCGAATAATTTGAGAAGTTTGGGTGCGCACACCTTCATAGCCGGAGTGATCGGCGATGATGAAAGGGGCGCTATACTCAAGGGAGAGCTTGAGCAGAAAGGCATCGATACCGGCGGTATAGTCGTGGATGAGTCCAGGCCGACCACTCTAAAGACGCGCGTTGTCGCCCATCACCAGCAGGTTGTTAGAATAGATAAGGAGAAAAAGGACGCGTTAAGCGACGTGATGATATCGCGTATCATCGATTATACTAAAAAGATAATAGACAGTATAGACGCGGTTATAATCGAGGACTATGGCAAAGGAGTCATAACTCCTAAGCTGCTGAAGAGTATAGTGCCGTTAGCCAGATCGCGAAAAAAGATAATATCTGTCGACCCCAAAGAGGAACATCTGAAATATTATCAGGGGATAAGCCTTATCACTCCGAATAATCATGAGGCGTCCAAGGCCGTTGGCTTTGAAATAAAAGATAACGCGACATTAAAAAAGGCCGGTGAGGCCATGCTCAAAAAATTCAAATGCAAAATAGCCCTGATAACACTGGGCGAGAATGGTATGGCGGTTTTTCAGAAGGATAAACCTATGAAGCATATACCTACGGTGGCGCAGGAAGTATTCGATGTGTCCGGCGCGGGAGATACAGTGATAGCCTCTTATACGCTTGCGCTCGCGTCCGGAGCGAGTCCTGTGCAGGCGGCGCATATTTCTAACTGCGCGGGCGGCATTGTTGTCGGCAAGGTAGGTATCGCGGTTGTAACGCCGGATGAATTGATAGATAGAGTAAGAAAAGAATCCGGAATAATAAATAATTAAAAATCGGAGGAGTCAGTAAAAGTGAAAGCTATAGGGGTAATACCCGCAAGATGGGGTTCCACAAGATTTGAAGGTAAGGTACTGGCGGATCTTCTGGGTAAGCCGGTGATACAGCATGTTTGGGAGAGCGCGAAAAAGGCGAAGACGCTGGACGACCTTGTTGTTGCGTGTGATGATGAGCGCATAATGAAGGTTGTGCAGGAGTTCGGCGGGAAAGCGGTCTATACGTCCGTCGACCAGCCGTCCGGCACCGACCGGCTCGCGGAAGTAGTGAACCCTCTGGACGTGAAGATAGCGGTAAATATACAGGGCGATGAGCCGCTTGTTAAGCCCATCATGATAGATAATCTCGTGATGGCTCTTGAAGATGAGAAGACCGCGCAGATGGCGACTATGGTAAAGAAGATAGAAGACGAAGAAGAGCTTACGAATTCAAATGTGGTAAAGGCTATCTTTGATAAGAATGGATACGCGATATATTTTTCGCGTTACGCTATACCGTATAATAGGACAAACAGCGTCGATAAAGATAAGAAGCCGGTATATTATAAACATATAGGCATGTACGCGTTTACCAAGGACTTTTTATTCACATTCAGAAATCTGCCTAAATCATCTCTCGAAAACGCGGAAAAACTTGAACAGCTGCGCGTGCTGGAGTATGGTTACAAGATAAAGATAGTTGAAACGAAGTTCGATACAATCGGTGTTGATACGCATGAAGATCTGTTGAGAGTAAAAGAGATGATGTTGTCTGAAAGATACTAAAGGTAAAATATAATGCAGTCTACCAAAGAGATAAAGATAGGCAATGTAAAGATAGGGGCGGGTAATCCGCTTGTCCTTATCGCGGGGCCATGTGTTATAGAATCCGAATCAAGCGCCGTAAGGCACGCGAAGGCGTTAAAAGATGTAACGAGGCGGCTTGGAGTGCCTTTTATATTCAAATCAAGTTACGATAAAGCGAATAGATCCTCCGTGAATTCATTCAGGGGCCCCGGACTTAAGAAGGGATTGAAGATACTGCATAAGATAAAAGAGGAATTGGCCCTACCCATCCTTTCCGATGTACACTGCAAGGAAGAGGTTAGGGAAGCTTCAAAGGTGCTGGACGTAATCCAGATACCGGCTTTTCTCTCAAGACAGACGGATCTGATATTGGCGGCGGCCAATACAGGCAAAGTAGTCAATATAAAGAAGGGGCAGTTCTTAGCGCCCTGGGACATGCGCAATGTAGTTAAGAAGATAGAGTCGAGCGGAAACAAAAAGATAATTCTTACCGAAAGGGGAGTAAGCTTCGGTTATAATAATCTTGTAAGTGATTTCAGGTCTGTGCTGATAATGAAAGAGATGGGTTATCCGGTTGTATACGACGCGACTCACTCTGTCCAGATGCCGGGGGGGTTAGGGGATAAATCCGGCGGTGAAAGCAAATTCATACCATATCTATCGATGGCCGCGGTTGCCTGCGGTGTCGATGGTATCTTTATAGAGGTACACGAAAATCCTTCAAAGTCATTGAGTGACGGTCCCAATATGGTAAAGCTCTCCGAGCTTGAAAAAATACTGATGAAGTTAAAGAAGATAGAAAGGGCGGCAAGATAATGGCTAAAAGAATAGCCAAAAATGTCCTTACGATAGAACGCGACGCTTTATCTGATCTGATAAAGAGGATAGACTCCGGTTTTGAAAAGGCTGTAAACGCCTTGTATAAAACAAAAGGGCGCGTGATAGTCACGGGAATGGGCAAGCCCGGTTTTATCGCGCAGAAGATATCGGCAACACTCTCTTCTACCGGCACACCTTCGCTGTATCTGCATCCGGCAGAAGCGTTGCACGGCGACTTAGGTAGAGTGACGAAGGAAGATATTATACTGGCGCTTTCAAATAGCGGCGAGACGGATGAAATAATCAAATTTTTACCTATTGTGAAGAAGATAGGCGCGAAATTGATCGCTATGGTCGGAAATACAAAATCCACACTCGCGAAGAACGCGGATTATATTATAAATACCTCGGTAAAGAGAGAGGCGTGTTCGTTAGGACTGGCTCCCACAACATCGACCACAGCAATGCTCGCCATGGGAGACGCTCTTGCGGTAGCCCTGCTTGATAAAAAAGGTTTTAAGGAGAATGATTTTGCTTTCTTTCACCCGGGAGGGATACTGGGCAAGAGGTTATTGTTAAGCGTAGGCGATATCATGAGGAAGGGCAGCGATAACCCTATAGTTAACGAGAATTGCCCTGTCAAAAGAGTTTTGCTTGCTATAACAAAGGCACGCGCGGGAAGCGCAAGCGTGGTTGATTTTAAGGGTAAGCTGATCGGAATATTTACCGACGGTGACTTAAGAAGGCACATAGAAGGCCAACCCGATCTTATTAATAAAAAAGTCAGGGACGTCATGACTAAAAATCCGGTAACTATAAGCAAAGACAGGCTGGCGGCGGAAGCCTTTGATATACTCCGATCAAAAAAGATAGACGAAATTCCGGTTGTCGATAACAAAAAGCGGCCTGTTGGATTGTTAGATGTGCAGGATCTGCTTAAAGCAGGGCTCGTATGATAAGTAAAGAGATCGTGGAAAAAGCGAAGCGCGTGAAGATGCTTATCAGCGACATAGACGGTGTTATGACCGACGGCCGTATAGTATACAGCATTTACGGCGATGAACTGAAATTTTTTGATGTCACAGACGGTTTCGGTATGTCGCTTTTGAACAGGGCCGGCATAAAGACCGTCATAATGACCGCGAAAAAATCCAGGATAGTGAAGATGCGCGGCCGCGATTTAAAGGTGGCAAGAGTGTATGCCGGGTTCCTGGATAAGATGATACCTTTTAACGACCTATTAAAAAGATTCAAGATTAATCCCGAAGAGATATGTTTTATAGGGGATGACCTAATAGACCTTCCGGTATTGAAGAGGGTGGGCTTTGCCGTATCTGTGCCAAACGCTATGGAAGAGGTAAAAGTAGCCGCGCACTACGTTACCTCAAAATCAGGCGGACGCGGCGCTGTGCGCGAAGTCTGCAATCTTATCTTAAAGAGCCAGGACAAGTGGGACCAGGCCACAGCCAAATACTTCAAGTAGCATCCATCCGCCTTGACATTGTAACCTTATTATTATATATTTATATGGTTTATGAAATATAAGTATAGGAGGTATTATCTATATTACCTCGGAAGGGTTGCCGCGTTTTTAGTATATTTACTGCCTATGAGCGTCAGTTCGGCGATTGCCGCTTTTTTCGGCAGATGCGCGTTTTTCCTTCTTCCCAAATATAGAGATATAGCCATAGATAACCTTACTCACGCTTTTGGCGCGGAAAAGACACCGCGCCAGATTAAGGATATCGCGATTAAGGTATTTGAAAATCTCGGCAGAAACGCCGCCGAGCTTATCAATTTTCCGAAGATAAAAGAAGATAATATAGACCGCTTTGTTAGCGTAGAAGGCCTTGATACTGTAGACGGATCTTTCGCAAGAGGTAAGGGTACCATAATACTGGCATCCCACTTCGGTAATTGGGAGCTTTTGGGGCTGACATTCCGCGTTAAAGGCTATCCGGGCTCTACCATAGGCCGGAAGATATATTTTTATAAATACGACAACTGGCTTAATAACCTGCGAAGGGCGCGGGATATCAATGTCATCTACCGTGATGAGTCGCCAAGGAAGATGCTAAGGGTGCTGAAGGATAACAAGATACTTGGCATAGTCGCGGACCAGGATGTTGATTCGGTCGAAGGCGTATTCGTGAATTTTTTCGGGAGGCCCGCTTATACACCAGTGGGTCCGGCGGTGTTGGCTCAAGCTACAGGAGCCAGCCTGATACCGACTTTTGTGATCCGCGAAGGCAATCGTCACCGTTTTGTTGTAGAAAAACCGGTAGAATTGATAAATACCGGAAATAAAGAGGCGGATATAGTAACGAATACTCAAAAATGGTCGGATGTTGTAGAATCGTACATAAGACGCTACCCGGAACAGTGGGTATGGGTGCATAAACGCTGGAAGACCAAAAAAGAAAGTTAAAATGAAAAAATATTTATTATTAGGATTGCTTATAACGGCCTTTATATCCACCGGCTGCGGCAAGAAAGAACCGCCCAGGGTGGAAGACGCCGCGTCTTCGAGCGATACTCAAGAGGCAAGCTCTTCCGGAGCGAAAAAAGACGGTGTAGAGCATAAGGTGCTTTCTTTTAACCTCGAAGGCCTTACCGACAAGGGAGAAAAGAAGTGGGAGGTTATAGGCAGGACAGCCCGCTCCATATCAGAAAATGAGATAAGGCTGGGCGATATTATCGCTAAGACATATGGCGATCAGGAAGCTGTTATAACCGCGGATCAGGGTGTATACGATAAATCGAAGAATAATGTCAGGCTTGAAAAGAATGTAAAGGCGACTATAGAGAATGCCGGTTCGGTAATGAAAGATCAGATAGGTTTTCCGATAGATACTGTCGCTTCAGAAAAAAAAGATCTTCCAGGTAACAGGAAGAAGATAGTGATTACCTGTGACGGAGAGGTGGAATTCGATTATGCAAAGAACCTGGCGTATTTCAGGAAGAACGTAAAAGTAAGAAGTGAAGACGGTGACATAGACGCGGACAGGATAACCGTTAATCTGGATCCGAAGACGAAGAAGATAAACGATATAGTTGCTGATGGGCGGGTAAAGATCACGCAGAAAGAGAATGTGGCCTACAGCGACAACGCTAAATATAGCGAAGCGGATAAGAAAGTTCTATTGAGCGGAAGCCCCAAGATAGAGATGGCTCAAGACACCGGTGATAGTTTTGTAAAAGACAGATTCCCAGAGAGGTAAAATATGCATCTATTAGAAACGACCGGTTTGGTAAAGGTGTATGGTAAAAGGTGCGTCGTTGATTCTGTAGATATAAATGTCAAGAGGGGCGAAGTTGTTGGGTTGCTCGGCCCAAACGGCGCCGGCAAAACTACCACATTTTATATGATAACCGGCCTGATACAACCTGACCGGGGCAGAATAATATTTGACAGGCAGGATATTACCGGTACGCCGATGCATATACGCGCGCGTTCCGGGATAGGGTATCTATCCCAGGAGCCGTCCATATTCAGAAAACTGACCGTTGAAGAAAATATCATGGCCGTTTTAGAGACGCTCGATTTTTCTCCCCGCGAAAGAAAAAGAAGATGTGATGAGTTATTGGGTGAGCTTAAAATAAGCCACTTGAGGAAGAACATGGCATATACGCTTTCGGGCGGAGAGAAGAGGCGTGTTGAGATAACGAGGGCGCTGGTAACGAATCCTATGTTTATTCTTCTGGACGAACCTTTTAGCGGCATAGACCCGATAGCCGTGGGCGAGTGCCAGGAGATAATAAAAGAGTTGCGCGACAA encodes the following:
- a CDS encoding polysaccharide deacetylase family protein, which encodes MANSKKRILLVAATTIAVLLIASIGYVDVKSSSVVPILMYHSFEVEDPGTTPNVTPEIFRKQIEFFVKHKYNIVGLDKVVVYMTKKEKMPSRAVAITVDDGLRSFYKNAYPILKEYGVHAALFMAADRVGEPGYMSWKELREVSDSGLVMVESHTASHPWLPTISVDEKKLHEEIIGSKEIFEYGLRKKVDYICYPNGGFNDLVKETARLAGYEGAFTTNPDKKSAINDIYAIRRLKMSSSSRTPLVIWGKVNRFYAWWKETRW
- the rfaE1 gene encoding D-glycero-beta-D-manno-heptose-7-phosphate kinase; translated protein: MEKQNFNKLKQIVSNFKDANVLVIGDLILDEFIWGDVSRISPEAPVPVVWVRRESFMPGGASNVANNLRSLGAHTFIAGVIGDDERGAILKGELEQKGIDTGGIVVDESRPTTLKTRVVAHHQQVVRIDKEKKDALSDVMISRIIDYTKKIIDSIDAVIIEDYGKGVITPKLLKSIVPLARSRKKIISVDPKEEHLKYYQGISLITPNNHEASKAVGFEIKDNATLKKAGEAMLKKFKCKIALITLGENGMAVFQKDKPMKHIPTVAQEVFDVSGAGDTVIASYTLALASGASPVQAAHISNCAGGIVVGKVGIAVVTPDELIDRVRKESGIINN
- the kdsB gene encoding 3-deoxy-manno-octulosonate cytidylyltransferase, yielding MKAIGVIPARWGSTRFEGKVLADLLGKPVIQHVWESAKKAKTLDDLVVACDDERIMKVVQEFGGKAVYTSVDQPSGTDRLAEVVNPLDVKIAVNIQGDEPLVKPIMIDNLVMALEDEKTAQMATMVKKIEDEEELTNSNVVKAIFDKNGYAIYFSRYAIPYNRTNSVDKDKKPVYYKHIGMYAFTKDFLFTFRNLPKSSLENAEKLEQLRVLEYGYKIKIVETKFDTIGVDTHEDLLRVKEMMLSERY
- the waaF gene encoding lipopolysaccharide heptosyltransferase II translates to MSKIPNPKSQITKYKKILIVRTDKIGDLVLSTPVIKAVRDAYPDSYIAAVVRPYAHEVIKGNPYLNEVITYEKSKKGMSILSDLKFILGLRKKKFDLAFILHPKNRTHIIMFLAGIPKRIGYDKKLGILLTKRIPHLKEYGLKHEIDYTLDIVRYAGIEPKEKTLHVTADGAAEKKVDDIFAKSGISKDNMVIAVHPGASCLSKKWKVERFAKVADSLAEKYNAKIVIIAGSVDKKLGDRTAELMISGNVNLSGKTTVSDVVSVLKRSNLFISNDSGPVHIACAVGTPTISIFGRNDRGLSPQRWRPIGKKDIALHKDVGCKLCLAHNCKRGFACLEAISVDDVLAAAQTILR
- a CDS encoding HAD-IIIA family hydrolase, translated to MISKEIVEKAKRVKMLISDIDGVMTDGRIVYSIYGDELKFFDVTDGFGMSLLNRAGIKTVIMTAKKSRIVKMRGRDLKVARVYAGFLDKMIPFNDLLKRFKINPEEICFIGDDLIDLPVLKRVGFAVSVPNAMEEVKVAAHYVTSKSGGRGAVREVCNLILKSQDKWDQATAKYFK
- a CDS encoding glycosyltransferase family 4 protein; translated protein: MKVLHVNTHMNIGGIGRYILSLCNAMKKMGIDCSVASSGGNLEDELKENGIKHKYIGIKTKFEFGPKVFSAVSPLANIIMEEGVNLVHAHTRVSQVVSFLASRKAEAHYVSTCHGFFKPKLSRKLFDTWGERVVAISEPVKAHLERDFGINSERIGLIHNGVDMDKFSKNFSNDEISKLKRSITLKEGPVVGTIGRLSSVKGQKFLIEAMKNVISKNNLAQCLIIGEGPEEDELKKLAVDLGIENNVKFAGPIYKDANMYLACMDVFVLPSIKEGLGLALLEAMAAARPCVASDIGGIRDIVKDRDNGMLVPVADISAMADSISKLLSDKAAAMRLGQNGREFVKENFSITVMAEKMSRLYREVVSGKQ
- a CDS encoding glycosyltransferase family 9 protein — encoded protein: MKIDKDQIKRILVITLSNIGDIILTTPVIRTLSKEFPSSRIDVMVGPNGRDIFNKDPRIFKLVIYDKHISIVEKRRLQLKLKRLKYDLVVDLKNTAFPILLMPKYRTSSMQTFPKSIIHKKEKHLYRLHPLGMQNIKEDSYIYIPQEDERYVQNLLAECNISDPIVVINPGAKSHLKRWTAEGFASVADRLASESSASIVFIGMGEDGGVVSEVTRRMKGKFYNFTNKTNIRQLAALLKRAKLLITNDSAPLHLGCTMGTRVLAIFGPTDPKKYGPTGELDAVINKKLFCSPCESAVCKYNHECMKLISPDEVYDFAKMMVEGYE
- the waaF gene encoding lipopolysaccharide heptosyltransferase II; translation: MVGGSKKILIVNVNWIGDVIFSTPFIKTIRDAYPDSYIACLLHPRCIDVLKDNPRIDEIIIYDEEGAHKGLIGKLKLIAYLRKKRFDIAFILHRSFTKALITFLAAVKERVGYPTKKRGMFLTKLVEISDEEIHKVEYFLNLARAYGIAVGDVAYEFFVKQSDRQKIKQFLNENGIGDKDLLIVLCPGGNWNPKRWPRENFAQLADIFIERLNAKVVISGAKKDIALAEDIGRSMKNRPVISCGKTDLKGLGALMERANLVVANDTGPMHIAVAMKSNVIALFGPTSAGLTGPYGKGSYNVISKNEECDVPCYDMTCTDNRCMALIKPEDVFKEALKLIKP
- a CDS encoding KpsF/GutQ family sugar-phosphate isomerase yields the protein MAKRIAKNVLTIERDALSDLIKRIDSGFEKAVNALYKTKGRVIVTGMGKPGFIAQKISATLSSTGTPSLYLHPAEALHGDLGRVTKEDIILALSNSGETDEIIKFLPIVKKIGAKLIAMVGNTKSTLAKNADYIINTSVKREACSLGLAPTTSTTAMLAMGDALAVALLDKKGFKENDFAFFHPGGILGKRLLLSVGDIMRKGSDNPIVNENCPVKRVLLAITKARAGSASVVDFKGKLIGIFTDGDLRRHIEGQPDLINKKVRDVMTKNPVTISKDRLAAEAFDILRSKKIDEIPVVDNKKRPVGLLDVQDLLKAGLV
- the kdsA gene encoding 3-deoxy-8-phosphooctulonate synthase, producing MQSTKEIKIGNVKIGAGNPLVLIAGPCVIESESSAVRHAKALKDVTRRLGVPFIFKSSYDKANRSSVNSFRGPGLKKGLKILHKIKEELALPILSDVHCKEEVREASKVLDVIQIPAFLSRQTDLILAAANTGKVVNIKKGQFLAPWDMRNVVKKIESSGNKKIILTERGVSFGYNNLVSDFRSVLIMKEMGYPVVYDATHSVQMPGGLGDKSGGESKFIPYLSMAAVACGVDGIFIEVHENPSKSLSDGPNMVKLSELEKILMKLKKIERAAR